Proteins encoded in a region of the Phocoena phocoena chromosome X, mPhoPho1.1, whole genome shotgun sequence genome:
- the AWAT2 gene encoding acyl-CoA wax alcohol acyltransferase 2 produces the protein MLLPSKKDLKTALEVFALFQWALSALVIDSPAETGLLLCAYPLQRLKTHDLSPSLNYILACHPHGLMSHSCFGHFATEKSGFSKIFPVITPYILTLEAFFWVPFLREYVMSTGACSVSQSSVDFLLTRRGTGNTLIVVVSGLAECRYSLPGSTTLVLKDRTSFVRTALRHGQNSYIKQIFTPGGFVNRFQKWFQSMVYIYPCAFYGHGFLENSWGLLPYARPVTTTGELALVLAASSGTQDPVPRLDLGSGHVQRQVTGQDERRVGKPLPLPKIENLSKETVVKYHVFYIDALHKLASTRPSLASQRPRSWC, from the exons ATGCTCTTGCCCTCCAAGAAGGACCTCAAGACCGCCTTGGAGGTCTTTGCTCTTTTCCAGTGGGCCCTCAGCGCCTTGGTTATTG ATTCTCCAGCGGAAACAGGCTTGCTCTTGTGCGCATACCCCTTGCAG CGTTTGAAGACTCACGATCTCTCCCCTAGCCTCAACTACATCCTCGCCTGCCATCCTCACGGGCTCATGTCCCACTCATGCTTTGGCCACTTTGCCACAGAGAAGTCAGGCTTCTCCAAGATCTTTCCTGTAATCACTCCTTATATCCTCACACTGGAGGCCTTTTTCTGGGTGCCTTTCCTCAGAGAATATGTCATGTCTACAG GGGCCTGCTCTGTGAGCCAGTCCTCCGTGGACTTCCTGCTTACCCGTAGAGGCACAGGCAACACGCTGATCGTGGTGGTCAGTGGCCTGGCTGAGTGCAGATACAGCCTGCCAGGATCTACCACCTTGGTCTTGAAGGACCGCACCAGCTTTGTACGCACAGCCCTTCGGCATGG ACAGAACTCTTACATAAAGCAGATTTTCACTCCCGGGGGCTTCGTTAACCGCTTCCAAAAGTGGTTCCAGAGTATGGTATACATCTACCCTTGCGCTTTCTACGGGCACGGCTTCCTTGAGAACTCCTGGGGCCTTCTGCCCTACGCTCGGCCTGTAACCACCACTGGCGAGTTGGCCCTTGTGCTGGCGGCCTCATCTGGGACACAGGATCCGGTTCCAAGGCTGGACCTTGGCTCTGGCCATGTCCAGAGGCAGGTCACTGGCCAGGATGAGCGCAGGG TTGGGAAGCCTCTACCACTGCCCAAGATTGAGAACCTGAGCAAGGAGACGGTGGTAAAATACCATGTGTTCTATATCGATGCCCTGCACAAACTGGCCAGCACAAGACCAAGTTTGGCTTCTCAGAGACCCAGGAGCTGGTGCTAA
- the LOC136142125 gene encoding OTU domain-containing protein 6A-like: protein MGDSQSEHQRMLRRHSREKTELQAHIQGMKSSIPKSDKQRRKQLLLDVARLEAEMEQKHQQELEKFQESFPDSSSLDSVTEDLAKLDLENKPPHLWRAQRKHKRKEAFERESQDWMDKPEMEQLASLRHDEEMQLGAILRAKNLEVKDIPADDHCMYRAIQDQLVFSVTVGSLRRRTAEYMRKHVDDFLPFFSNPETGDACSRDDFLIYCDDIVFSASCGSQLELRALSHVLQTPIEVIQANSPAVVIGEEYTKKPLTLVCKHYSDSSAEHYNSVKPLDAGSGRSVARRLI from the coding sequence ATGGGAGATTCACAGAGTGAGCATCAGCGGATGTTACGACGCCACAGCCGCGAGAAGACAGAGCTGCAGGCCCACATTCAGGGCATGAAGAGCTCAATCCCCAAGAGCGacaagcagagaagaaagcagTTGCTCCTCGATGTGGCCCGCCTCGAGGCCGAGATGGAGCAGAAGCACCAGCAGGAGCTGGAGAAGTTCCAGGAGAGTTTCCCTGATAGCAGCAGCCTCGATTCTGTCACTGAAGATCTGGCCAAGCTGGATCTCGAGAACAAGCCTCCTCACCTCTGGAGGGCACAGAGAAAGCACAAAAGAAAGGAGGCCTTCGAGAGAGAAAGCCAGGATTGGATGGACAAGCCTGAGATGGAGCAACTGGCCAGCTTGCGCCATGACGAGGAAATGCAGCTCGGCGCCATCCTGCGGGCCAAGAATCTGGAGGTGAAGGATATCCCGGCCGACGACCACTGCATGTACCGCGCCATCCAGGACCAGCTGGTGTTCTCCGTGACCGTGGGGAGCCTGCGGAGGCGCACCGCCGAGTACATGCGGAAGCATGTCGACGACTTCCTGCCCTTCTTCAGCAACCCCGAAACCGGCGACGCCTGCAGCCGCGACGACTTCTTGATCTACTGCGACGACATCGTGTTCAGCGCGTCGTGTGGAAGCCAGCTCGAGCTGAGGGCCCTGTCGCACGTCCTGCAGACCCCCATCGAGGTGATCCAGGCCAACTCGCCCGCCGTCGTCATCGGAGAGGAGTACACCAAGAAGCCGCTCACCCTGGTCTGCAAGCACTACTCCGACAGCAGCGCGGAGCACTACAACTCGGTGAAGCCACTCGACGCCGGCTCCGGCAGGAGCGTGGCCCGGCGTCTCATCTAG
- the LOC136142126 gene encoding OTU domain-containing protein 6A-like, giving the protein MGDSQSEHQRMLRRHSREKTELQAHIQGMKSSIPKSDKQRRKQLLLDVARLEAEMEQKHQQELEKFQESFPDSSSLDSVTEDLAKLDLENKPPHLWRAQRKHKRKEAFERESQDWMDKPEMEQLASLRHDEEMQLGAILRAKNLEVKDIPADDHCMYRAIQDQLVFSVTVGSLRRRTAEYMRKHVDDFLPFFSNPETGDACSRDDFLIYCDDIVFSASCGSQLELRALSHVLQTPIEVIQANSPAVVIGEEYTKKPLTLVCKHYSDSSAEHYNSVKPLDAGSGRSVARRLI; this is encoded by the coding sequence ATGGGAGATTCACAGAGTGAGCATCAGCGGATGTTACGACGCCACAGCCGCGAGAAGACAGAGCTGCAGGCCCACATTCAGGGCATGAAGAGCTCAATCCCCAAGAGCGacaagcagagaagaaagcagTTGCTCCTCGATGTGGCCCGCCTCGAGGCCGAGATGGAGCAGAAGCACCAGCAGGAGCTGGAGAAGTTCCAGGAGAGTTTCCCTGATAGCAGCAGCCTCGATTCTGTCACTGAAGATCTGGCCAAGCTGGATCTCGAGAACAAGCCTCCTCACCTCTGGAGGGCACAGAGAAAGCACAAAAGAAAGGAGGCCTTCGAGAGAGAAAGCCAGGATTGGATGGACAAGCCTGAGATGGAGCAGCTGGCCAGCTTGCGCCATGACGAGGAAATGCAGCTCGGCGCCATCCTGCGGGCCAAGAATCTGGAGGTGAAGGATATCCCGGCCGACGACCACTGCATGTACCGCGCCATCCAGGACCAGCTGGTGTTCTCCGTGACCGTGGGGAGCCTGCGGAGGCGCACCGCCGAGTACATGCGGAAGCATGTCGACGACTTCCTGCCCTTCTTCAGCAACCCCGAAACCGGCGACGCCTGCAGCCGCGACGACTTCTTGATCTACTGCGACGACATCGTGTTCAGCGCGTCGTGTGGAAGCCAGCTCGAGCTGAGGGCCCTGTCGCACGTCCTGCAGACCCCCATCGAGGTGATCCAGGCCAACTCGCCCGCCGTCGTCATCGGAGAGGAGTACACCAAGAAGCCGCTCACCCTGGTCTGCAAGCACTACTCCGACAGCAGCGCGGAGCACTACAACTCGGTGAAGCCACTCGACGCCGGCTCCGGCAGGAGCGTGGCCCGGCGTCTCATCTAG